Part of the Arachis hypogaea cultivar Tifrunner chromosome 6, arahy.Tifrunner.gnm2.J5K5, whole genome shotgun sequence genome, AATTTTCCATCTCTATTTCTAACGTCCTCTTGTTTTGAATCGTATTTATGCAAgtgcttttaaaaaaaataaattgaaatggaAACTTTCCCTATTAGATTGGCTGCCAGCTTAGGTTTGAATATCACTATGCATTATACAAAATCTGTTATTCTTACACTCTATGAAAGCTATCCCTTGTTCCTTATTAACTCTAGTTTGATCTTTAACTGTCAATTGTTTGTTTGCAGATGCTGATGTGAGACTAGCTCGTAGGATTAGACGTGACACAGTGGAGCGAGGGAGGGACATAAACTCTGTTCTTGAACAGGTATTGCCAACAATATTCTCAGTAACCACAGTTTAATTGCACCTAGGCTAATAATGAGTAtgaattcttatatatattttttaatgagttTGAAgcatgagatttggattgataaGTTATATGCTAGACTATGTCAGTTGATATGTATGAAGAGTAGTTTGATCTAAGAGGTGAAGCTGAGTAAGGTATAGAATTAATGGGATATGCATGTATTAATGTGAAATAGGCTAAAGGAATTAGTGAAATGATATGGTTGTATTAGCTGTAATGCTGTGAGAATTTATTGAGATTAGTTGGACAAGCCTATGGATGTTAGGATATCCTTTTTCAAATGAAATGTGAACAATCACTTCTAAGATTTATATCTTACTGCCTACAATGCTGATTTTGCAGTACGCAAAGTTTGTTAAGCCTGCCTTTGATGATTTTGTTCTACCGTCAAAGAAGTATGCTGATGTGATCATTCCTCGGGGAGGTGATAATCATGTTGCCATTGATTTGATCGTGCAACATATCCGCACAAAGCTTGGTCAACATGATCTGTGCAAAATATATCCAAATGTTTATGTTATTCAATCAACATTCCAGGTATATATAAACATCTTCTGTGATATTTTTATCCCCCCCtccttttttaattttcatttttagaaTTCAAAATTCTGGATGATCATGTGGCATAGTCATGTTTCTGATAGAAACAGACCAGATAACTTTCCTCAATGAAGCATTTTACAGACCTGGATAATTTTTGCAGTTATCATTTCTGTTTATAGGCTACAAGCTGGTATAATTTTATTTGttcctttttttatttggttGTTTATTGATTGTGCTCGTCTCAGATAAGGGGGATGCATACATTGATTCGTGACAAAGACATATCAAAGCATGATTTCGTATTTTATTCTGATCGGCTTATTCGTCTGGTACTGTATGCGCTATTGCTCTCTTATTGTGGGTTTTTATTTCCTTAGTGTGCTGGTATATCAAAGATAACTTCGTTTTCTTATCATAGGTTGTTGAGCATGGTCTTGGTCATCTCCCATTCACCGAAAAGCAAGTCGTCACTCCAACAGGTAATTTTCTGCCCTAGTCCAACTCTTGGAAGTTTTTATGTTTATCACAACCACTGTTCTTGGTTTGGACCAAGAGTTGTGTTTTGGGAACTGTTTCATATATGCTTACTACATGAACTTTGGCTTGTGTTGGTTATACTGATTCACTGAAATCATGTTTCAAACAGGATCTGTCTACACTGGTGTTGATTTCTGCAAGAAACTATGTGGTGTTTCAATTGTTCGAAGGTGAGCTTTGAGCCAGGTATTGGTTTTGGGCAGGTCCAGTCTAATTAGGATAGTGCTACTATAAATGCATTGATTGAAGCTTTAACATTACTTCTCTTTTTTGGTTAGACTAGTAGTCTAAGTTTGCGTTTACCATATAGTTATCAACTTATCGTTCAGTCCTTattctaaattagaattattcACCATGATATTCTGTCTAGGCCATTTGCCTCAAGCTGGATATTTGTCATTTTTGTATAACAGTGGTGAGAGCATGGAGAATGCACTTCGTGCATGTTGTAAGGGCATTAAAATAGGGAAAATTCTGATTCATCGGGATGGAGACGATGGACAACAGGTATATAAAACTTTCAGAACAGAAGTGACTTATAGGAGAGACCTCATCTATAGGATGGATGTTGTGTTTAATGGTAGAATCCTTTGCTTTTTTGAGCAGCTTATATATGAGAAGCTTCCCAAGGATATTTCAGAACGGCATGTCTTGCTTCTCGATCCTGTCCTTGCTACAGGTGATTTCTTTATATGCTCTTGAAAATTTCCTATGTTTTCGTCTCTTTAACTATTTAGTGTTCTAATATATCtatattactgttttcatgttaCAGTGGGATATATTTACTGAAACTTTTTATGCGAGCAATTCATGCTTGCCCTTCTATTGTATTCTTTAATTCATGTGTGAGAAATCCTATTTCATATATGTAGGAAGTGTTAGCCTAGGAAGGGAAAGAAGTAGCTATTTACTTCAAGTTGTTCACTCTAACGGTGTAGCACAATGGTTGTTACTGATTCGCATCATATTTGTGAACATGGaatactattgtattttctttttttttgttttgggagTGATGACCATTaaatattttcattattattctgGTCGTCTAGCATTGATTTGTGTTGCTAATTCATTTTGTTTCGATGCTGATAAAATGTTGACATCAATAACTTACATTGTAGGTAACTCCGCCAACCAAGCAATTGAGTTACTCATTCAGAAAGGAGTTCCAGAGTCCCACATTATATTCCTGAATCTCATTTCTGTGAGTTAAAATTTGGATGCCTTCACTGCATATATAATCGCaagtatttgttttttatttctaaCTCAATGTACACACTTTTGAATTCAGGCTCCTGAGGGGATCCATTGTGTGTGTAAACGGTTTCCCGCACTGAAAATTGTCACATCTGAGATTGATGCTGCCTTAAACGATGAGTTTCGGGTTATCCCTGGATTGGGCGAGTTTGGGGATCGCTACTTTGGTACAGATGATTGATCCTACAGGCTAAGTGTAACCTGATCTATTTGGGTAGGCTGCGTAGTCATAAGAAATGAAAAGGAGAACAATGCATTGTAATGAGATATAAAAGATTCAGAAGCCGACTTTGTCTATGATTTGGTGCAACCAGATTAAAATAAAAACGAGCGTAACTCACTGTTATATTGATAATGCATGAGTGGTTTTCATCATGTTACTTTGCAGTAAAGATGGTGTCATACAAAAAATGCTAGTAGAAAATTCAACCTATGTATCTGTTTGGTGATTATGTGCAAAAAAGCTTTTTGCTATACATAATACATAAATAGGTCTAAAAAATGTATCGAAAATGATTGAACATTGATGTAACAAATGAATTAGTAGGTTTTACGTATTTCTTTTGAAGTATACATAACCCTAATAAAAATATGACAAAATATTCACATTATAATATTTAGGagtgaatttttattttcaactttaaCAACTAAATTGTTAACTTCTAATTCTAGACCTGCAGCGACAGTAATAAGGCCTAATTATATAGCACATGGTCCAACAATGCCATTGCGTTTTGTTATAAATTTGGAGTTAATTTATTTATGTGTTGAACTGTTGATCTCTTTTGGAAAcattttctggtttttcacttgATGATCAAATAGTTTTCACAATTTTAAATTATGAATCTAGTTAGTTCCTCAGTCAATTAATAGTGTT contains:
- the LOC112697203 gene encoding uridine/cytidine kinase UKL1, chloroplastic isoform X1, whose translation is MPEETTSIDYVMEAASGPHFSGLRLDGLLSSPPSSSTSSPAHRFSSAPDLSSALSPDSLNQPFVIGVSGGTASGKTTVCDMIIQQLHDHRVVLVNQDSFYRGLRPEELERVHEYNFDHPDAFDTEQLLECMRKLIAGQSVQVPIYDFKKHQRCSDSFRQVNASDVIILEGILVFHDQDVRDLMNMKIFVDTDADVRLARRIRRDTVERGRDINSVLEQYAKFVKPAFDDFVLPSKKYADVIIPRGGDNHVAIDLIVQHIRTKLGQHDLCKIYPNVYVIQSTFQIRGMHTLIRDKDISKHDFVFYSDRLIRLVVEHGLGHLPFTEKQVVTPTGSVYTGVDFCKKLCGVSIVRSGESMENALRACCKGIKIGKILIHRDGDDGQQVYKTFRTEVTYRRDLIYRMDVVFNGRILCFFEQLIYEKLPKDISERHVLLLDPVLATGNSANQAIELLIQKGVPESHIIFLNLISAPEGIHCVCKRFPALKIVTSEIDAALNDEFRVIPGLGEFGDRYFGTDD
- the LOC112697203 gene encoding uridine/cytidine kinase UKL1, chloroplastic isoform X2, translated to MPEETTSIDYVMEAASGPHFSGLRLDGLLSSPPSSSTSSPAHRFSSAPDLSSALSPDSLNQPFVIGVSGGTASGKTTVCDMIIQQLHDHRVVLVNQDSFYRGLRPEELERVHEYNFDHPDAFDTEQLLECMRKLIAGQSVQVPIYDFKKHQRCSDSFRQVNASDVIILEGILVFHDQDVRDLMNMKIFVDTDADVRLARRIRRDTVERGRDINSVLEQYAKFVKPAFDDFVLPSKKYADVIIPRGGDNHVAIDLIVQHIRTKLGQHDLCKIYPNVYVIQSTFQIRGMHTLIRDKDISKHDFVFYSDRLIRLVVEHGLGHLPFTEKQVVTPTGSVYTGVDFCKKLCGVSIVRSGESMENALRACCKGIKIGKILIHRDGDDGQQLIYEKLPKDISERHVLLLDPVLATGNSANQAIELLIQKGVPESHIIFLNLISAPEGIHCVCKRFPALKIVTSEIDAALNDEFRVIPGLGEFGDRYFGTDD